In Pedobacter sp. W3I1, one DNA window encodes the following:
- a CDS encoding gamma-glutamyl-gamma-aminobutyrate hydrolase family protein has protein sequence MSDKIIIGVTDCSKFDIYRDWVLSYNKNVEVIQLGYKLNNFDEIKKCDGIVLTGGEDVHPRFYNQPEYYPYCYEDDIDQERDEFEFKVLTYTEANSIPILGICRGMQVGNVFFGGTLIPDIPTWGKFDHSKMHDKSDRYHEIIINPSSWLNQIVNTDKGLVNSNHHQSTDKTGKGLVVSAISPDGVTEAMERMEPEGKSFLLFVQWHPERLKDQQGPFSKNIHKAFINSIKINGLLDFKIQGK, from the coding sequence ATGTCTGATAAAATAATAATTGGTGTTACCGACTGTAGTAAATTCGACATCTACCGGGATTGGGTTTTATCCTACAATAAAAATGTAGAGGTAATCCAGCTCGGGTACAAGCTTAACAATTTCGACGAGATCAAAAAATGCGATGGGATTGTTTTAACCGGAGGTGAAGATGTTCATCCTCGTTTTTACAACCAACCTGAATATTATCCTTATTGTTATGAAGATGATATTGACCAAGAACGTGATGAGTTTGAATTTAAGGTTTTAACCTATACCGAAGCCAATTCAATCCCCATTTTGGGCATTTGCCGGGGCATGCAGGTGGGAAATGTGTTTTTTGGCGGAACTTTGATTCCCGATATCCCAACATGGGGAAAATTCGATCATTCCAAAATGCACGATAAATCAGACCGCTATCACGAAATCATCATCAATCCATCCTCATGGCTAAACCAGATTGTGAATACCGATAAAGGCTTAGTAAACAGTAACCACCATCAAAGCACCGATAAAACCGGAAAAGGCTTGGTGGTAAGTGCAATCTCTCCCGATGGCGTTACTGAAGCAATGGAGCGGATGGAACCCGAAGGGAAATCCTTTCTGTTATTTGTACAATGGCATCCCGAAAGGTTAAAAGATCAACAGGGGCCCTTTAGTAAAAATATACACAAGGCTTTTATTAATTCAATTAAGATTAACGGATTATTGGATTTTAAGATTCAAGGCAAATAA